The DNA segment TCATGCAGCAATTTCCGGCAGCGGTCCCAGCGGGTGTTGAGTTCTTGAAGAGAGATGTGATCCATAGACCTGACAGTCCTCAATGAGAAACAGTATTAATTCAGAATTCCGGCAGCAACCTGCTTACATCAAGTTGACCGGGTCCACATCCACGATCACCTTGCATTTCCTGCCGTACTTCTCCTCCACGGCGTTCTTTCCTTCCGTTGCAAGAAACCTCATCATCTCGCGCTTTTGTGACAGCAGGAGCAGCTGGAACCGGTACTGACCGCGCACCCTCGCAATCGGGGCGGGCGCGGGGCCGAGCAGGAGAACGTCCTTGCCTTTGAGCAGGCTCCTGATGCGGTCCTGAGCGATCTTCGCCGCCTCCCGGGCATAGCCGTCATTGGCGCTCTTCACCTCGAGCTTCACGAACCTGCCGACCGGCGGATACTGGAGCTGGCTCCGGTAGGCGATCTCCTCATCATAGAATCCCTCGTAATCGTGGGTCCTGCTGTGGAGGATCGAGTAGTGGTTCGGGTTCATGGTCTGGATGACCACTTCCCCCGCCGCATCGCCCCTGCCCGCCCTGCCTGCCGCCTGGGTGATGAGCTGGAACGTCTTTTCCGCGGAACGGAAATCCGGCAGGTTCAGCCCCACGTCGGCATCCACCACGCCGACGAGCGTCACCGCCGGGAAGTCGTGACCCTTGGCGACCATCTGCGTTCCGAGCAGGATGTCCACTTCCAGCCGGTCCACCTGCTGCAGCAGCGTGTCATAGGCGTCCCTTCCCTTGACCGAATCGCTGTCCATTCTCCGGACGCGCGCGTCCGGGAACAGGTTCTGCAGCTCTTCCTCGATCTTCTGGGTGCCCGAGCCGAGCGGCTTGAGGTCGACGCCCTTGCAGGACGAACAGTGGTCCGGCGGGCTCGTGCAGTGTCCGCAGTAGTGGCACTTGAGCGTGCCTTCGGACTTGTGGTACGTGAGGGACACGCTGCAGCTCGGGCACTTGATGACGGTGCCGCATTCCTGACAGATGAGGACCGAGGAAAAGCCGCGCCGGTTCAGGAGCAGCAGGACCTGCTCCTTCTTCTCGAGCCGCTGCCTGATGCCGTCGAGCAGCTGAGGGGAATAGAGCTGCCCCTTGGGCATGGTCTTCCCGTCGACGATCCAAACTTCGGGCATGGGGCGGTGGTCCACACGGTTCGCGAGGCGGAGGTAGGTGAACTTGCCTGACTTCGCGTTGTGATAGCTTTCGAGCGACGGCGTTGCCGAGCCGAGCACCACGACGGCATCCTGGAATTTAGCTCGCATGATCGCCACGTCCCGGGCGTGGTAGCGGAGCCCCTCGTCCTGCTTGTAGGAGTTCTCGTGCTCCTCGTCCACGACGATCAGCCCCACCTTCCCAAAGGGAGCGAAGACCGCCGACCGCGCGCCGATGGCCACGT comes from the Nitrospirota bacterium genome and includes:
- the priA gene encoding primosomal protein N', with the translated sequence MSNPVVDIAVGVSVNKTFHYLVPQEMQDRLAPGSRVLVPFGSRRMTGTVVGFREQADVADLKSVIEVIDDPIAPELLELASWMSEYYLYPLGQAIEAVVPKAVSRARPKKKQYLRLLREPSTPLKGAKQAALVAALKEQGEQEVDALPGFSRATVNKLREEGIIELVEREQQPASEELDFLPSEPPVLMPEQQEAVRRIEEAIAGRTFGVFLLHGVTGSGKTEVYLHAINGLTASDRGVIVLVPEIALTPQLLSRFRRRFGSRVAVLHSGLTDRERADEYRRIRAGQVDVAIGARSAVFAPFGKVGLIVVDEEHENSYKQDEGLRYHARDVAIMRAKFQDAVVVLGSATPSLESYHNAKSGKFTYLRLANRVDHRPMPEVWIVDGKTMPKGQLYSPQLLDGIRQRLEKKEQVLLLLNRRGFSSVLICQECGTVIKCPSCSVSLTYHKSEGTLKCHYCGHCTSPPDHCSSCKGVDLKPLGSGTQKIEEELQNLFPDARVRRMDSDSVKGRDAYDTLLQQVDRLEVDILLGTQMVAKGHDFPAVTLVGVVDADVGLNLPDFRSAEKTFQLITQAAGRAGRGDAAGEVVIQTMNPNHYSILHSRTHDYEGFYDEEIAYRSQLQYPPVGRFVKLEVKSANDGYAREAAKIAQDRIRSLLKGKDVLLLGPAPAPIARVRGQYRFQLLLLSQKREMMRFLATEGKNAVEEKYGRKCKVIVDVDPVNLM